Proteins co-encoded in one Corylus avellana chromosome ca9, CavTom2PMs-1.0 genomic window:
- the LOC132191603 gene encoding purine-uracil permease NCS1-like: MASGFDEFEAHPSLTSDDLKSTTALERNFSCLVDLGMAWWQGIATVAAANVILLVPLILTGHPSTRYGISFTVLARSSFGIRGAHIPTLLRALVGCGWYYGIETWIGGEAIFLLLPKVIKESTFSQILPWLGASPIGFACFIAFWLAQLTIVWKGMDGIRELEQYSAPILILLTSCLLTWAYVKAGGFGYMLSGALFTHVTCQLN, from the exons ATGGCGTCAGGGTTTGATGAATTTGAAGCCCATCCCAGTCTTACCAGTGATGATCTCAAGTCAACAACAGCCCTTGAAAGGAATTTCTCCTG CCTTGTCGATCTTGGCATGGCTTGGTGGCAAGGGATTGCCACAGTTGCTGCTGCCAATGTTATCCTGTTGGTCCCATTAATCCTGACAGGTCATCCCAGCACCCGTTATGGTATTTCCTTTACAGTTCTTGCAAGATCCTCTTTTGGAATCCGTGGCGCCCATATCCCTACTCTTCTAAGAGCCTTGGTTGGTTGTGGCTGGTATTATGGGATTGAGACTTGGATTGGCGGCGAGgcaatctttcttcttttgccAAAAGTCATCAAAGAATCAACCTTTTCACAGATTTTGCCTTGGCTGGGAGCTTCCCCTATTGGATTTGCTTGTTTCATTGCTTTTTGGCTGGCCCAATTGACCATTGTTTGGAAAGGAATGGATGGAATCAGAGAGCTTGAGCAGTACTCTGCTCCAATCCTCATTCTGCTCACTTCCTGCCTCCTCACTTGGGCTTATGTCAAAGCTGGTGGCTTTGGTTACATGCTCTCAGGCGCTTTGTTTACCCACGTCACTTGCCAGCTCAACTGA
- the LOC132161856 gene encoding putative disease resistance protein RGA3: MAHGLPFGLSNHFAIGELENVGDMCIQDLLSRSFFQDVHNSFWDFRYWFKMHDLFHDLACKVAQDDCSIVDCQTQTVVGTVRHLSFSHNGQVPQCDFDTLSSGVRTTLFPTEQQELALVQACISRFKYLRVLSLSNSSFEVLPNSIGTLKHLKYLDLAGNDRIEKLPDSICKLYNLQTLLLHECRRLELLPKDIREMRRLRYLTVTTTSTHFLFEGNLIVLPPKLRVLRIYYCTRLETLFGWNYLYQVGRSYYGRFSLPNLQTLVIADCKRLTSLGGFMWHLFLLENLVILNCDVLSLTGEDHWYPSRLKKLKICDLPKLEVLPQWLKQSANNLQFVTIENCENFMALPEWLPSLKSLHTLEILNCSKLSSLPEGMDRLTALKELKIVSCPELIRKCKEEDWSKITHIPTLLLIP; encoded by the coding sequence ATGGCGCATGGACTCCCATTTGGATTGTCTAATCATTTTGCAATTGGAGAATTGGAAAATGTTGGTGACATGTGTATCCAGGATTTGTTGTCTAGATCTTTCTTCCAAGATGTTCATAATTCCTTCTGGGACTTCAGGTATTGGTTTAAAATGCATGATCTCTTCCATGATCTTGCATGCAAGGTTGCTCAAGATGATTGTTCAATAGTTGATTGTCAGACCCAAACAGTTGTTGGAACAGTTCGTCATCTATCATTTTCACACAATGGTCAAGTTCCACAATGCGACTTTGACACGTTAAGTAGTGGTGTGCGGACCACTTTGTTCCCAACCGAGCAACAAGAGCTTGCCTTAGTTCAAGCATGCATCTCTAGGTTCAAGTACTTGCGGGTACTTAGCTTAAGCAATTCATCTTTTGAGGTGTTGCCAAACTCTATTGGTACTTTGAAGCACTTGAAATATTTGGACTTGGCTGGGAATGACAGAATTGAGAAACTTCCTGATTCCATTTGCAAGCTGTACAATTTGCAAACTTTACTTCTTCATGAATGTCGGAGGCTTGAGCTGCTGCCCAAAGACATAAGGGAGATGAGAAGGCTTAGGTATTTGACGGTTACAACAACTTCCACACACTTCTTGTTTGAGGGTAATTTGATCGTGTTACCTCCGAAACTTCGGGTTTTGCGTATATATTACTGTACGAGACTAGAAACATTGTTTGGATGGAATTACTTGTATCAAGTGGGAAGATCGTACTACGGCCGCTTTTCTCTTCCCAATCTTCAAACATTGGTTATTGCAGATTGTAAAAGGTTGACCTCTTTGGGAGGTTTTATGTGGCACCTATTCCTATTAGAGAACCTGGTAATTTTGAATTGTGATGTGCTTAGTTTGACGGGAGAAGATCATTGGTACCCAAGTAGacttaaaaaattgaagatttgtGATTTACCAAAGTTGGAGGTTTTACCGCAATGGCTTAAACAATCTGCTAACAATTTACAGTTCGTAACTATTgaaaattgtgagaacttcatgGCCTTACCAGAGTGGCTGCCAAGTCTAAAATCACTTCACACGCTTGAGATTCTTAATTGTTCCAAGTTGTCATCTCTTCCGGAGGGGATGGATCGTCTCACTGCCttaaaagaattgaagattgTATCATGTCCTGAATTGATTAGGAAATGCAAAGAGGAAGATTGGTCCAAGATTACTCATATACCAACGTTACTTTTGATACCATAA
- the LOC132162565 gene encoding nicotinate N-methyltransferase 1-like, which yields MEEESRESRNTARLAIMELANMISVPMSLNAIVRLNVPDAIWEGGSNTPLSAAQILARVLPSGDPENLQRILRMLTSYGVFQEQVTHSERKYSLTEIGKTLVTDADGLSYGPYVLQHHQDALMGAWPLVHEAVVDPTCEPFVKANGEPAYGYYGKRPEMNGLMQKAMSGVSVPFVTALLDGYDGFGGVQRLVDVGGSAGDCLRMILRKHPHVREGINFDLPDVVAKAPQIPRVTHVGGNMFESIPTADAIFMKWILTTWTDDEVKLIMENCYKALPVGGKMIVCEPVLPEKTDESHRTRALLEGDIFVMTIYRAKGKHRTEEEYRQLGHLAGFPHIQAFYIDYVFTVLEFRK from the exons ATGGAGGAAGAAAGCAGAGAGAGCAGGAACACAGCACGGCTGGCAATAATGGAGCTGGCCAACATGATAAGCGTGCCCATGTCTCTCAACGCCATCGTCCGCCTCAACGTCCCGGACGCCATCTGGGAAGGCGGTTCCAACACCCCACTCTCCGCCGCCCAGATCCTCGCTCGTGTCCTCCCCTCCGGCGATCCCGAGAACCTCCAGCGCATCCTCCGCATGCTCACCAGCTACGGCGTGTTCCAGGAGCAGGTAACCCACTCTGAGAGAAAGTACTCGCTCACCGAGATCGGCAAAACGCTCGTCACCGACGCCGATGGCCTTTCCTACGGGCCCTACGTCCTCCAGCACCACCAGGACGCGCTCATGGGAGCGTGGCCGCTGGTGCACGAGGCCGTAGTGGACCCAACGTGCGAGCCGTTCGTGAAGGCCAACGGCGAGCCGGCGTACGGGTACTACGGGAAGAGGCCCGAGATGAACGGCCTGATGCAGAAGGCCATGTCGGGAGTATCCGTTCCGTTCGTGACGGCGCTGTTGGACGGTTACGATGGGTTCGGAGGAGTGCAAAGACTGGTCGATGTGGGCGGGAGTGCAGGGGATTGCCTGCGGATGATCCTACGGAAGCATCCTCACGTTCGTGAAGGGATCAACTTTGATTTGCCTGATGTCGTTGCCAAAGCGCCCCAAATTCCTC GAGTGACCCACGTTGGTGGCAACATGTTCGAGTCAATACCTACTGCCGATGCTATCTTCATGAAG TGGATCTTGACGACATGGACAGACGATGAAGTGAAGTTGATTATGGAGAACTGTTACAAGGCACTCCCAGTTGGAGGGAAAATGATTGTTTGTGAGCCTGTGCTGCCGGAGAAGACGGATGAAAGTCACAGGACACGTGCCCTCTTAGAAGGAGACATCTTTGTGATGACGATCTATAGGGCAAAGGGTAAGCACAGGACTGAAGAAGAATACCGGCAGCTTGGTCACTTGGCTGGTTTCCCCCATATCCAGGCATTCTACATTGATTATGTCTTTACCGTTTTAGAATTCCGAAAGTGA
- the LOC132191717 gene encoding carotene epsilon-monooxygenase, chloroplastic, with protein MPFSLSTCLLLPTPLLKPPTTNTTLSLRPSSHFLTIKASANNNNNNKPNSWVSPDWLTSLTRSLTITKDDDSGIPVANAKLDDVSELLGGALFLPLFKWMNEYGPIYRLAAGPRNFVVVSDPAIAKHVLRNYGKYGKGLVSEVSEFLFGSGVAIAEGPLWTTRRRAVVPSLHRKYLSVMVDRVFCKCAQRLVEKLKPDAVGGIAVNMEEKFSQLTLDVIGLSVFNYNFDSLNADSPVIDAVYTALKEAEARSTDLLPYWKINALCKIIPRQIKAENAVTVIRRTVEELVAKCKEMVEAEGERIDEEEYVNDADPSILRFLLASREEVSSVQLRDDLLSMLVAGHETTGSVLTWTLYLLSKNSTSLVKAQEEIDRVLQGRPPTYEDIKDLKFLTRCIIESLRLYPHPPVLIRRAQGADMLPGAYKVNSGQDIMISVYNIHRSSQVWERAEEFLPERFDLEGPVPNETNTDFRFIPFGGGPRKCVGDQFALLEAIVALAIFLQHLNFELVPDQTISMTTGATIHTTNGLYMKLSQRQTKSAFVPLASR; from the exons ATGCCTTTCTCGCTCTCCACCTGTCTTCTCCTTCCAACCCCTCTCCTCAAACCCCCCACCACCAacactactctctctctcagaccCAGTTCTCACTTCCTCACAATCAAGGCCTCcgcaaacaacaacaacaataacaaacCCAATTCATGGGTGAGCCCAGACTGGCTCACTTCACTCACGCGGTCTTTAACAATTACCAAAGACGACGACTCGGGCATACCAGTAGCCAACGCTAAGCTCGATGACGTGTCTGAGCTTCTGGGCGGTGCTCTGTTCCTCCCATTGTTCAAGTGGATGAACGAGTACGGACCCATTTACCGGCTCGCCGCAGGGCCTAGGAATTTCGTGGTGGTTAGCGACCCTGCCATTGCCAAGCATGTGCTGAGGAACTACGGGAAGTATGGTAAGGGTCTGGTGTCTGAGGTCTCCGAATTCTTGTTCGGGTCCGGTGTTGCCATTGCCGAAGGCCCGCTTTGGACG ACAAGGCGTAGGGCTGTGGTGCCATCACTTCACAGGAAGTATTTGTCAGTGATGGTTGATAGAGTCTTTTGCAAATGTGCCCAAAGATTGGTGGAAAAGCTCAAACCCGACGCAGTAGGTGGCATTGCTGTAAACATGGAGGAAAAATTTTCTCAACTAACTCTTGATGTTATTGGTCTGTCCGTATTCAACTACAATTTTGATTCACTCAATGCTGATAGTCCTGTGATTGATGCGGTTTACACTGCACTGAAAGAGGCAGAGGCTCGTTCCACTGATCTATTACCATATTGGAAG ATTAACGCTCTTTGTAAAATAATCCCAAGACAAATAAAAGCTGAAAACGCTGTTACTGTGATAAGAAGAACTGTTGAAGAACTTGTTGCGAAGTGCAAAGAGATGGTAGAAGCTGAGGGTGAAAGAATCGATGAGGAGGAATATGTAAATGATGCTGATCCAAGCATCCTTCGCTTCTTGCTTGCAAGCAGAGAAGAG GTTTCAAGTGTACAACTACGAGATGACCTTTTATCAATGTTAGTTGCTGGTCATGAGACCACTGGTTCAGTGTTGACATGGACACTCTATCTTCTAAGTAAG AACTCCACCTCATTGGTGAAAGCACAAGAGGAAATTGACAGAGTTCTACAGGGAAGGCCTCCTACTTATGAAGATATTAAGGATCTAAAGTTCTTGACGCGCTGCATAATTGAGTCACTCCGACTTTACCCACATCCTCCT GTCTTGATAAGAAGAGCTCAAGGTGCTGACATGCTTCCTGGAGCTTACAAGGTTAATTCTGGTCAAGACATTATGATTTCTGTATATAACATTCATCGTTCCTCCCAG GTCTGGGAGAGAGCAGAAGAGTTTCTGCCGGAAAGATTCGACTTGGAAGGCCCGGTACCTAATGAAACAAATACAGATTTCAG ATTCATTCCATTCGGTGGCGGGCCTCGTAAGTGTGTTGGTGATCAGTTCGCTTTGCTGGAAGCCATTGTTGCTCTTGCGATCTTTCTGCAGCACCTGAACTTTGAGTTGGTTCCTGACCAAACCATTAGCATGACTACTGGAGCAACAATACATACAACAAAC GGCTTGTACATGAAACTGAGTCAACGGCAAACAAAATCCGCATTTGTTCCCTTGGCTTCTAGGTAA
- the LOC132161833 gene encoding probable 2-oxoglutarate-dependent dioxygenase SLC1, with amino-acid sequence MSPAMALKTETKEDDVTVQLESLYQKGVKHLCDSGINQVPNKYIWPVSDRPNVNDGELEEFKKNLKLPIIDFSELQGSNRPQVLESLANACEQYGFFQLVNHGIPSDAISSMIDVGKRFFELPMEEREKYMSSDMRSPVRYGTSYNQNKDTVFCWRDFLKLMCHPMSDVLPHWPSSPVDLRKSAFTYAKETKHLFVMLMEAVLESLGLVGTTEKKTEDEDDILKDFQDGSQLMVVNCYPACPEPNLTLGMPPHSDYGCLTLLLQDEVEGLQIQFQDKWVTVEPIANSFVVNVGDHLEIFSNGKYKSVLHRVSVNSMKSRISVASLHALPLDSVVRPSPKLINEANPRRYMDTDFYSFLDYISSCEPKRKNFLDSRKMG; translated from the exons ATGTCTCCTGCAATGGCACTGAAAACTGAGACAAAGGAGGATGATGTTACAGTGCAGCTTGAAAGCCTGTACCAGAAAGGAGTGAAGCACCTATGTGATAGTGGCATAAACCAAGTTCCCAACAAGTACATATGGCCTGTTTCCGACCGACCCAATGTGAATGATGGGGAGCtagaggaattcaagaaaaatctCAAGCTTCCCATAATTGATTTCTCAGAATTGCAAGGCTCCAACCGCCCACAAGTCCTCGAGTCCCTCGCTAATGCTTGCGAGCAATATGGTTTTTTTCAG TTGGTAAACCATGGCATTCCAAGCGATGCTATAAGCAGCATGATTGATGTCGGCAAAAGATTCTTCGAGCTCCCAATGGAGGAAAGAGAAAAGTACATGTCTTCCGACATGCGTTCGCCTGTCCGATATGGGACGAGCTATAACCAGAACAAAGACACTGTGTTTTGTTGGAGGGACTTCTTGAAGCTAATGTGTCATCCCATGTCAGATGTCCTCCCTCATTGGCCTTCTTCTCCCGTGGACTTGAG GAAATCGGCTTTTACCTAcgcaaaagaaacaaaacactTGTTTGTAATGCTAATGGAGGCCGTCCTAGAAAGCTTGGGACTTGTGGGAACCACAGAGAAGAAGacagaagatgaagatgacatTTTAAAGGACTTCCAAGATGGGAGCCAGCTAATGGTTGTCAATTGCTATCCTGCATGCCCCGAACCCAATCTAACCCTAGGAATGCCACCTCACTCTGATTATGGATGCCTAACACTTCTTCTCCAAGATGAGGTCGAGGGTTTGCAGATACAATTCCAAGACAAATGGGTCACTGTTGAACCAATCGCCAACTCATTTGTTGTCAACGTTGGTGATCATCTTGAG ATATTCAGCAATGGAAAATACAAGAGTGTTTTACACAGAGTCTCAGTGAATTCTATGAAGTCTCGGATATCGGTGGCTTCTTTGCATGCTCTTCCTTTGGACAGCGTGGTTAGGCCATCGCCTAAACTAATCAACGAAGCTAATCCAAGGCGTTACATGGACACGGACTTTTACAGTTTTCTTGACTACATTTCATCCTGTGAACCCAAGAGGAAGAATTTCTTAGATTCCAGGAAAATGGGTTGA